In Bacillus sp. KH172YL63, one genomic interval encodes:
- a CDS encoding DUF4179 domain-containing protein, which yields MAQVGIDPMMVSVDAGGELESIINRIEGERQKLYALARVYIGRDEDIEDVFYQSIIELHRQSGKRKRRKSIASVFLENCRRIAGRSGTSEGEDAFWVLRQLDEADKDAVALVYLKGCTQEETADLLDITIDEVKARLYRGIRKLREDMGFGTAFKGCEHYQKHYVDYLGRTMDRPEKVDFEIHIYHCSDCQDDLASYQEVTFALDDLIRNAALPAGFMERIRSRLNEREARREKRKKKRKSIWLSVAGVFALLICTGFVTGGFAKLYYSYTEEFEPLRPYLQHNLAERLDLVSESEGVKMTIKSVVADDMQTLIFYEIEDTKEDNRYIMQAYEGVYIENELDVMNMERNPQDFSMPVDQDEIHNEQKNIYRGTMKLRPVGVDKGTIKMNVARLMKLNQDPSLGEMYARGAVFAEGDWSFEIPFEKQSSQEHKIDKEIDLDGIKVRIDKLTIAPTSTVVQYSFQNQQGNTRVEFLLLESLSDGENKVVADMYGSNIMDVFNTQENWTTLSTSFDSFYFDKPEELDIKFNSLHLSVEDQQDIKLPDPKELPTSFEYAGSTITINEITEGNPAKLSLTLEVTEDRIFEQLNYGFHRDYEQNESISFGMNGEGVLMDKDGNIHEMGSYEYNPLDRPRYFEKTQELTLHNESSDADVSIKTINIDGYTTTKYVDDHVKVTLD from the coding sequence ATGGCACAGGTCGGAATCGATCCCATGATGGTCAGTGTGGATGCAGGCGGTGAGCTCGAATCTATCATCAACCGCATCGAAGGGGAGCGTCAGAAACTATATGCCCTTGCCCGTGTGTATATCGGGCGTGACGAGGACATAGAGGATGTGTTTTATCAATCCATCATTGAGTTGCACCGGCAGTCCGGTAAACGAAAGAGGAGAAAATCGATCGCTTCTGTTTTCCTGGAAAACTGCCGGCGGATAGCGGGACGCTCAGGGACCTCAGAAGGAGAGGATGCATTCTGGGTTCTCCGTCAATTGGATGAAGCGGATAAAGACGCGGTGGCATTGGTGTATCTGAAAGGTTGTACACAGGAAGAAACTGCAGATCTGTTGGATATCACGATCGATGAGGTGAAAGCAAGGCTCTACAGGGGGATCCGCAAACTGCGTGAAGACATGGGGTTTGGTACAGCATTCAAAGGCTGTGAACATTATCAAAAGCATTATGTCGATTACTTAGGAAGAACGATGGATCGACCTGAAAAGGTAGATTTCGAAATACATATTTATCATTGTTCCGACTGTCAGGATGATCTGGCATCTTACCAGGAAGTGACGTTCGCCTTAGATGATTTAATCCGAAACGCAGCGCTTCCTGCAGGATTCATGGAGCGTATCAGAAGCAGGCTGAACGAAAGGGAAGCGCGGAGGGAGAAAAGGAAGAAAAAGAGAAAATCCATCTGGCTTTCCGTTGCAGGTGTCTTCGCCCTGCTGATCTGTACAGGGTTCGTGACAGGAGGATTCGCCAAGCTTTACTACTCCTACACAGAAGAATTTGAACCGCTTCGTCCTTATCTTCAGCACAACCTGGCAGAGCGGCTTGATTTGGTGTCTGAAAGCGAAGGGGTGAAAATGACGATCAAAAGTGTGGTCGCCGATGACATGCAGACGCTCATCTTCTATGAAATCGAGGACACGAAGGAAGACAATCGCTATATCATGCAGGCCTATGAAGGTGTATATATCGAGAATGAATTGGATGTCATGAATATGGAGAGAAATCCCCAGGACTTTTCAATGCCCGTCGATCAGGACGAGATACATAATGAACAAAAAAATATATACAGGGGCACTATGAAATTGAGGCCGGTCGGTGTGGACAAAGGGACCATCAAGATGAATGTGGCAAGACTGATGAAATTGAATCAGGATCCCAGCCTAGGTGAAATGTATGCGAGGGGAGCGGTCTTTGCCGAAGGGGACTGGAGCTTCGAGATTCCTTTCGAAAAACAGTCATCACAAGAGCACAAAATCGATAAAGAAATCGACCTTGATGGCATCAAGGTCCGAATCGATAAACTCACCATTGCGCCTACCTCCACCGTCGTCCAATACAGCTTTCAAAATCAGCAGGGAAATACGAGGGTGGAATTCCTTCTCCTCGAATCCCTGTCGGACGGAGAGAATAAAGTGGTTGCAGATATGTACGGCAGCAATATTATGGATGTATTCAACACCCAGGAGAACTGGACGACACTTTCTACCAGCTTTGACTCTTTTTATTTCGACAAACCTGAAGAGCTGGACATAAAGTTCAATTCCCTTCACCTGTCAGTCGAGGATCAGCAGGATATCAAACTGCCGGACCCAAAAGAATTGCCGACCTCCTTTGAGTACGCAGGCAGCACCATTACCATCAATGAAATCACCGAAGGAAACCCTGCAAAGCTATCCCTGACCCTTGAGGTGACGGAAGACCGTATATTTGAACAATTAAATTACGGATTCCACCGTGACTATGAACAAAACGAAAGTATCTCATTTGGTATGAACGGAGAAGGTGTTTTGATGGACAAAGACGGAAACATCCATGAAATGGGCAGCTACGAATACAACCCATTGGATCGCCCCCGTTATTTTGAAAAAACACAGGAACTTACACTCCATAACGAATCATCAGATGCCGACGTCTCCATCAAAACGATCAATATCGACGGATACACTACGACGAAATATGTTGATGACCATGTGAAGGTGACATTGGATTAA
- a CDS encoding PTS mannitol transporter subunit IICBA yields MAQSNMKVAVQKFGNFLSSMVLPNIGAFIAWGLITALFIPTGFFPNESLANLVGPMVTYLLPLLIGYTGGKLVHDQRGGVVGAIATMGVIVGAPDTPMFLGAMVMGPLGAYVIKKFDGMIEGKIRAGFEMLVNNFSAGILGGILAILAFLGVGPAVHSFTEVLVSGVDWLIAAGLLPLTSILIEPAKILFLNNAINHGVLSPIGLEQVQQGGKSILFLLEANPGPGLGVLLAFMLFGRGTAKQSAPGAAIIHFLGGIHEIYFPYVLMKPMLFISVILGGMSGVFTLVLLGGGLVSPASPGSILAITAVTPPDGMGYVANFAAVFVATAVSFIVSAIVLKSSKTSDEDIENATKKMQEMKGKKSSVAGHVGGQGTMPAEVNKVVFACDAGMGSSAMGASLLRKKMKEADLDVYVTNTSISNLPADAQVVITQEELTPRAKNKLPNVYHISVDNFLSSPEYDKLISSLKDGNSGVQAEGVEEAETVEPNTDPEDLLLEENIFMNQSFATKEDAIRFAGEALVKAGCVEESYVDAMIEREGITSTYMGNNVAIPHGTEDAKKAVIKSGFTVIQVPDGVDFNGEKAKMIFGIAGKDGTHLEILSGIAVVCSEQENVDKMVQAKSAKELKDIINSN; encoded by the coding sequence GTGGCTCAATCAAATATGAAAGTCGCTGTACAAAAGTTTGGTAACTTCCTCAGCTCGATGGTTTTACCGAATATAGGTGCATTTATCGCTTGGGGTTTAATCACAGCGTTGTTTATACCAACTGGGTTTTTCCCAAATGAAAGCCTTGCCAATCTGGTAGGGCCGATGGTTACGTACCTGTTGCCGTTATTGATCGGTTATACAGGTGGTAAGCTCGTACACGACCAGCGCGGTGGGGTCGTGGGTGCGATCGCGACGATGGGTGTCATTGTCGGAGCACCGGATACACCGATGTTCCTGGGTGCCATGGTAATGGGTCCTCTGGGTGCATATGTCATCAAGAAATTTGATGGAATGATAGAAGGGAAGATCAGAGCAGGCTTTGAAATGCTTGTGAACAACTTCTCAGCGGGTATCCTTGGAGGGATTCTTGCCATCCTGGCATTCCTTGGCGTGGGTCCTGCGGTACACTCGTTCACAGAGGTACTTGTGTCGGGTGTAGATTGGCTGATCGCAGCAGGATTGCTTCCGTTAACGAGTATCCTGATTGAACCTGCGAAAATTTTATTCTTAAATAATGCGATCAACCACGGTGTACTGTCACCGATCGGGTTGGAGCAAGTTCAACAGGGTGGAAAGTCGATTCTATTCCTATTAGAAGCGAATCCTGGACCAGGTCTTGGTGTGCTGCTAGCGTTCATGTTGTTCGGAAGAGGGACTGCGAAACAGTCTGCTCCAGGGGCAGCGATCATTCACTTCTTAGGTGGGATTCATGAGATTTACTTCCCATATGTATTGATGAAACCGATGCTGTTCATTTCCGTCATCCTTGGTGGAATGAGTGGCGTATTCACTCTCGTATTATTAGGTGGAGGACTGGTATCACCAGCGTCTCCAGGCAGTATCCTTGCGATTACGGCCGTTACTCCTCCAGATGGTATGGGGTATGTGGCGAACTTTGCAGCAGTATTTGTGGCAACAGCCGTATCATTCATTGTCTCTGCAATCGTGTTGAAATCCAGCAAGACATCAGATGAAGATATTGAAAATGCTACGAAGAAAATGCAAGAAATGAAAGGTAAGAAAAGTTCTGTTGCAGGTCATGTCGGCGGACAGGGAACAATGCCTGCAGAAGTGAACAAAGTTGTTTTTGCCTGTGATGCAGGTATGGGTTCAAGTGCGATGGGTGCGTCATTGCTCCGTAAAAAAATGAAGGAAGCGGATCTTGACGTTTATGTAACGAACACATCGATCAGCAACCTTCCAGCAGATGCCCAGGTTGTCATCACACAGGAAGAATTGACGCCTCGTGCGAAAAACAAGCTTCCGAATGTGTACCATATTTCTGTTGATAACTTCTTATCAAGTCCGGAATATGACAAGCTGATCTCAAGCCTAAAGGACGGGAACAGCGGTGTACAGGCAGAAGGTGTGGAAGAAGCGGAAACTGTGGAACCGAATACAGATCCAGAGGATTTACTTCTTGAGGAAAATATCTTCATGAATCAGTCTTTTGCAACAAAAGAGGACGCGATCCGATTCGCTGGAGAAGCGCTTGTCAAAGCAGGATGCGTGGAAGAAAGCTACGTAGATGCTATGATTGAAAGAGAAGGAATCACATCTACTTATATGGGTAACAACGTTGCGATTCCACACGGTACGGAAGATGCGAAGAAAGCGGTCATCAAGTCCGGCTTCACAGTCATCCAGGTTCCGGACGGAGTGGACTTCAACGGTGAAAAGGCGAAGATGATCTTCGGCATCGCCGGCAAAGACGGTACCCACCTTGAGATCCTTTCCGGCATCGCCGTAGTCTGCTCAGAGCAGGAGAACGTCGACAAGATGGTTCAGGCGAAGTCAGCGAAAGAATTGAAAGACATTATCAACAGCAACTAG
- a CDS encoding BglG family transcription antiterminator, with product MFITSREKAIIELIVKTSGKHTVYSLSAFLNVSGRTIQRNLKSIESMLKEYHLELKRTANEGLFIDGKNEHIYRLIQHLAEANPTDETPEERKLNLLITLLHEGPSFKKQVLANQLGTSVTTLSAYLDELADWLGKFGITLTRKRGVGVELFADEGEKRHALASFFLVYFYEEIIETLYGMQKGNRQSEPVLGYFNPDYLVKADQVVSDRLAEEQITLTDSDYIGLIVHICLTIQRTETGYGLQGYESDEDSNEHRLMDRVCSELEQSLNVHIPDPDRQFLTVILKGSKVQEPDVVYYDSILLGHLIKNLIRDVSEDLHVDLSDDFSLFQGLLAHMGPSIFRLQQELELFNPLTDEIRKKYPVLFLAVKKSLEKEFKDITFPDDEVAFIVLHFGSAMLMNEEKVNIHAVVVCPTGIGTSKMLASRIQRELTMINRVEILSIKDFQTADLLDYDIVISTVRLPFTEVEYILVSPLLSEKDIGFIQSYLQNNVEKLTRKKYLRPAQRSNGSTGTGVRTLLQEIKDVHSSMEAILSNFRVYRKGCGDGHVSILGEMVEQAEKDGLLEHPEGVVKHLLEREKKGGLGIPNTPMGLFHCRDVNVKKLIFQVAHLDEPCRIKGMDGGEMEMKSLLLMLAPEELSRREQEILSLISTSLIEDQISMMIYSSTNEAIIVKKLEELFMDYLQTNLIKE from the coding sequence ATGTTTATTACATCAAGGGAAAAAGCGATTATTGAATTGATTGTAAAAACATCGGGTAAACATACCGTTTACTCTCTTTCTGCGTTCTTGAATGTTAGCGGAAGAACCATTCAACGGAACCTAAAATCCATTGAGAGCATGTTAAAGGAATACCATCTGGAATTGAAGCGCACCGCCAATGAAGGGCTCTTCATTGACGGGAAAAATGAACATATCTATCGTTTGATCCAGCATCTGGCGGAGGCGAATCCCACCGATGAAACCCCTGAAGAGCGAAAGCTGAATCTGCTCATCACCCTTCTTCATGAAGGTCCTTCTTTTAAAAAGCAGGTGCTTGCGAATCAGCTCGGTACAAGCGTCACCACCCTGTCTGCATATCTTGACGAGCTTGCCGACTGGCTCGGTAAATTCGGCATCACCCTTACAAGGAAAAGAGGGGTAGGGGTCGAACTTTTCGCCGATGAAGGGGAAAAACGACACGCCCTTGCAAGCTTCTTCCTCGTATATTTTTACGAAGAAATCATCGAGACCCTGTATGGGATGCAAAAGGGCAATCGGCAGTCAGAGCCGGTGCTTGGATATTTCAATCCTGACTATCTAGTGAAGGCAGATCAGGTGGTAAGTGACCGGCTGGCAGAAGAACAGATCACGTTGACAGACAGTGACTACATCGGACTTATCGTCCATATCTGCCTGACGATTCAGCGGACCGAAACAGGTTATGGGTTGCAAGGGTATGAATCGGATGAGGATTCGAATGAGCACCGCCTGATGGACAGGGTGTGCAGCGAGCTTGAACAGAGCTTGAATGTCCACATCCCCGACCCGGACCGGCAATTCCTGACGGTCATATTAAAGGGATCAAAGGTGCAGGAACCGGACGTTGTGTATTATGACAGCATTCTCCTAGGTCACCTGATCAAGAATTTGATCAGGGATGTATCGGAAGACCTCCATGTGGACCTGTCCGATGACTTTTCCCTGTTCCAGGGACTGCTTGCACATATGGGACCGTCCATCTTCAGGCTGCAGCAGGAACTCGAGCTCTTCAATCCACTGACAGACGAAATCAGGAAGAAATATCCCGTCTTGTTTTTGGCAGTGAAAAAGAGTCTGGAAAAAGAGTTCAAGGACATCACGTTTCCCGATGATGAAGTGGCCTTCATAGTCCTTCATTTCGGATCGGCCATGCTCATGAATGAAGAAAAAGTCAATATCCATGCGGTTGTCGTCTGCCCGACCGGGATCGGTACGTCAAAGATGCTCGCAAGCCGCATCCAGCGTGAACTCACGATGATCAATCGAGTGGAAATCCTGTCGATCAAGGATTTCCAAACCGCGGATCTCCTAGACTATGACATCGTGATTTCCACGGTCAGGCTCCCTTTCACGGAAGTGGAGTATATTCTGGTCAGTCCGCTGCTGAGCGAAAAGGACATCGGCTTCATCCAAAGCTATCTACAGAATAACGTAGAGAAGCTGACGAGGAAAAAGTATTTACGGCCGGCCCAGCGATCGAACGGGAGCACGGGAACCGGAGTCAGGACGCTCTTGCAGGAAATCAAAGACGTCCATTCAAGTATGGAAGCCATCCTCTCAAATTTCCGGGTGTACAGGAAAGGATGCGGTGACGGACACGTCTCCATCCTGGGAGAAATGGTGGAACAGGCAGAGAAAGACGGTCTCCTTGAGCATCCGGAAGGCGTCGTCAAGCATCTCCTTGAACGGGAGAAAAAGGGCGGACTCGGCATTCCGAACACCCCTATGGGGCTTTTCCACTGCCGGGACGTGAATGTGAAGAAGCTGATCTTTCAGGTTGCCCATCTCGATGAACCTTGCCGGATCAAGGGGATGGACGGCGGGGAGATGGAAATGAAAAGCCTTCTCCTCATGCTTGCCCCTGAAGAACTGAGCAGGCGGGAGCAGGAAATCCTCAGCTTGATCTCTACAAGTTTAATCGAAGATCAAATATCCATGATGATTTATTCATCCACGAACGAAGCCATCATCGTGAAGAAACTGGAAGAGCTATTCATGGACTACTTACAAACTAACTTGATAAAGGAATGA
- a CDS encoding mannitol-1-phosphate 5-dehydrogenase, giving the protein MKQTVHFGAGNIGRGFIGALFAKSGYHVTFVDIAEQVINKLNEEGRYQVKLATETMETETIENVSGLNNLHQEGEVIDTIAASTYLTTAIGPNILPRIAPLIAKGIEKHAATSDAPLYVIACENQIGATDILKKHILENLDEETIGKLDGKVYFFNSAVDRIVPMQDQSSLDVLVEPYFEWVVETTEEIPHVEGMTIVEDLAPFIERKLFTVNTGHAVIAYLGYLQGKSTIDQTLADDAIASQVKETLKETGAYLVKQYGLDDKEHLAYIDKNIERFKNAYLNDDVTRVGRAPIRKLGPDDRLIRPTTEAQKAGLSYSYLAKAIAAALLFDNAEDEQAMDIQSMIKEHGPAHVLKEVSGLDAESDIVKEVLVQYEALKK; this is encoded by the coding sequence ATGAAACAAACCGTACATTTTGGAGCAGGTAATATTGGAAGAGGATTTATCGGAGCTTTGTTTGCCAAATCAGGCTATCATGTAACATTCGTAGACATCGCCGAACAGGTAATCAATAAGCTCAATGAAGAAGGACGCTACCAGGTGAAACTGGCGACTGAAACGATGGAAACCGAAACAATCGAGAACGTTTCAGGACTGAACAACCTTCATCAGGAAGGGGAAGTCATCGATACGATTGCAGCGTCAACGTATTTGACGACTGCCATCGGACCGAATATCCTTCCAAGGATCGCGCCACTGATTGCAAAAGGGATCGAAAAGCATGCAGCCACTTCCGATGCGCCACTTTATGTGATTGCATGTGAAAACCAAATCGGCGCAACCGACATTTTAAAGAAGCATATCCTTGAGAACCTTGATGAGGAAACGATCGGGAAACTTGATGGAAAAGTATACTTCTTCAATTCTGCCGTTGACCGCATCGTGCCGATGCAGGATCAAAGCTCACTGGATGTACTCGTTGAACCTTACTTCGAATGGGTCGTCGAAACGACAGAAGAGATCCCTCATGTGGAAGGAATGACCATCGTCGAAGACCTTGCGCCATTCATCGAGCGTAAGTTGTTCACCGTCAACACAGGACACGCAGTCATCGCATATCTTGGCTACCTGCAAGGTAAATCAACGATCGACCAGACGCTCGCAGATGACGCGATCGCTTCTCAGGTAAAAGAAACATTGAAAGAAACAGGCGCATACCTGGTGAAACAATACGGCCTTGATGATAAAGAACATCTTGCCTACATCGACAAAAACATCGAGCGTTTCAAAAACGCCTACCTGAACGACGACGTCACACGCGTCGGCCGCGCGCCGATCCGTAAGCTCGGTCCAGACGACCGCCTGATCCGTCCGACAACAGAAGCCCAAAAAGCAGGCCTGTCCTACTCATACCTCGCCAAAGCCATCGCCGCGGCGCTGCTGTTTGATAACGCCGAGGATGAGCAAGCAATGGACATCCAAAGCATGATCAAAGAACACGGTCCAGCACATGTGTTAAAAGAAGTGAGCGGACTGGATGCAGAAAGCGACATCGTGAAAGAAGTACTTGTACAATATGAAGCGTTAAAGAAATAA
- a CDS encoding 2OG-Fe(II) oxygenase translates to MDTTEIAVKEQTIFHHTGNRIKTDDREIQIIAKVEEPLIVVLGNVLSHEECDELVQLSKDRVERSKIGNTRTVDELRTSSSVFLEESHDVVTRVEKRISQIMNIPVEHGEGLQILNYKPGQEYKAHFDFFSASARPVKNPRISTLVMYLNDVEEGGETYFPKLNLSISPQKGMAVYFEYFYDNQELNDLTLHGGAPVVIGDKWAATQWMRRRVFK, encoded by the coding sequence ATGGATACTACTGAAATAGCTGTAAAGGAACAAACGATTTTTCACCATACGGGGAATAGAATCAAGACGGATGACAGGGAGATACAGATTATCGCGAAAGTGGAAGAGCCGCTTATTGTGGTGCTAGGCAATGTGTTGAGCCATGAAGAGTGTGACGAACTTGTCCAGCTGTCCAAAGACCGGGTGGAACGCTCGAAAATCGGGAATACCCGCACAGTGGATGAATTGAGAACGAGCAGTTCGGTATTTTTGGAAGAGTCCCATGATGTGGTGACACGTGTCGAGAAACGGATCTCGCAAATTATGAATATACCGGTCGAGCACGGGGAGGGCCTGCAGATCCTGAACTATAAACCGGGTCAGGAATACAAGGCGCACTTCGATTTCTTCTCTGCATCGGCAAGACCGGTAAAGAACCCGAGGATCAGCACGCTCGTCATGTACTTGAACGATGTGGAAGAAGGCGGGGAAACCTATTTCCCGAAATTGAATCTGTCCATTTCTCCCCAAAAAGGAATGGCCGTGTACTTTGAATATTTTTATGACAACCAAGAATTGAATGACCTGACGCTGCATGGCGGGGCACCGGTCGTCATCGGCGACAAATGGGCAGCCACACAGTGGATGAGAAGAAGAGTCTTTAAATAA
- the lysA gene encoding diaminopimelate decarboxylase, with translation MSTVDVNVQGDLTIGGMSTGELVETYGTPLMVYDEGMIRRNARLFREAFEESGLNYQVAYASKAFLCKEMVRLADQENLSLDVVSGGELFTALEAGFPAERIHFHGNNKSEEELLMALEAGIGCFVVDSFLELELLHDLAKEREQQVKILLRVTPGVEAHTHEYITTGQEDSKFGFSISNGQAGTAIQLAVRKPYFTLLGLHSHIGSQIFEQEGFDQAIGVLADFMQRIRVELDVTMPVLNIGGGFGVRYTEEDSPLPIPVYVKGITDSVKNYFAKNEYPLPEVWVEPGRSMVAEAGTTLYKVGSKKIIPDVRTYVAIDGGMTDNIRPALYQAKYHAVLANRPNEECTELVSIAGKCCESGDMLIWDLMLPPTNYGDILAVFSTGAYGYSMASNYNRIPRPEVVFVKDGEARVVIERETYSDLVRKDR, from the coding sequence ATGAGTACAGTTGATGTGAATGTTCAAGGGGATTTAACAATCGGTGGGATGAGTACAGGTGAGTTGGTCGAAACGTACGGCACGCCTTTGATGGTATATGATGAAGGGATGATCCGTCGGAATGCGAGGTTGTTCCGGGAGGCGTTCGAAGAAAGTGGCCTGAACTATCAGGTGGCGTATGCGAGTAAGGCTTTTCTTTGTAAAGAGATGGTCCGTTTGGCTGATCAGGAGAATCTGTCCCTTGATGTTGTGTCTGGCGGGGAGTTGTTTACGGCTCTTGAAGCAGGGTTCCCTGCAGAGCGGATTCACTTCCACGGGAATAACAAATCTGAAGAGGAGCTTCTGATGGCCCTTGAAGCGGGCATCGGCTGCTTTGTGGTTGACAGTTTCCTTGAGCTTGAACTGCTTCATGATCTTGCGAAGGAACGTGAGCAGCAGGTGAAGATCCTGCTGAGAGTCACGCCGGGAGTGGAAGCACATACCCATGAATACATTACGACGGGGCAAGAGGACTCGAAGTTCGGATTCAGCATTTCGAATGGTCAGGCGGGGACGGCGATTCAGCTTGCGGTCAGAAAGCCATATTTCACTTTGCTCGGTCTTCATTCACATATCGGGTCGCAGATTTTTGAACAGGAAGGATTCGATCAGGCAATCGGGGTGCTGGCAGATTTCATGCAGCGCATCCGGGTCGAGCTTGATGTAACGATGCCGGTGCTGAATATCGGTGGAGGCTTTGGTGTCCGCTATACGGAAGAGGACAGTCCGCTGCCGATTCCTGTATATGTGAAAGGAATCACCGACAGTGTGAAGAATTATTTTGCGAAGAATGAATATCCGCTGCCGGAAGTCTGGGTGGAGCCTGGCCGGAGCATGGTGGCAGAAGCGGGGACGACACTTTATAAAGTCGGATCGAAGAAAATTATCCCGGACGTGCGTACGTATGTGGCGATTGATGGCGGGATGACGGACAATATCCGCCCGGCCCTGTATCAGGCCAAATACCACGCAGTGCTGGCGAACCGTCCGAATGAGGAATGTACGGAGCTTGTGAGCATTGCCGGCAAGTGCTGCGAATCTGGAGATATGCTGATCTGGGATCTGATGCTGCCTCCGACGAATTACGGTGATATTTTGGCCGTATTCAGCACAGGTGCCTACGGCTATTCGATGGCAAGCAACTATAACCGGATTCCGAGACCGGAAGTGGTGTTTGTGAAAGACGGGGAAGCCCGGGTAGTGATTGAGCGTGAAACTTACAGTGATCTTGTAAGAAAAGACAGATAA
- a CDS encoding ABC transporter permease subunit — MFLKMIGSMLMKFALVVFGIILITGCIGLFTEGIDLSLVQYINNIGEVAASLLHVDQMTITNSHNNSYPMFPAFWEPYFYSVSIFLSAFLLSISLGILLAYLTHLLPNRWSSRIIKSTSLLESTPDIFILIVIQYIVIFTMKKTGVLLFPIIGAQEKVYLVPILTLSILPSIMLFRIVSLLVNDEYSKTYVELIKSRGISKHSIFFIHVLRNISFSLLNHAKAIILFILSTLIVFERLFNIYGITHFILSFTEMDVVAFSLIMFYVPVFLLLLVIRGFIHRKTGQKVMI, encoded by the coding sequence ATGTTTCTGAAAATGATAGGATCCATGCTGATGAAGTTTGCGTTGGTTGTGTTCGGAATCATCCTGATTACAGGGTGCATCGGTCTTTTTACAGAAGGGATCGACCTGAGCCTGGTACAGTACATAAACAATATCGGAGAAGTGGCAGCTTCCCTGCTTCATGTGGATCAGATGACCATCACGAATTCCCACAACAACTCATACCCGATGTTTCCTGCCTTCTGGGAGCCGTATTTTTATTCTGTGTCGATTTTTCTGTCGGCATTTCTTCTTTCCATTTCATTGGGCATCCTCCTTGCTTACCTCACGCATCTCTTACCCAATCGCTGGTCTAGTCGCATCATCAAGAGCACTTCGTTACTTGAGTCCACACCTGATATTTTTATTTTGATTGTCATTCAATACATTGTGATTTTTACGATGAAAAAAACAGGCGTTCTGCTGTTCCCGATCATTGGGGCACAGGAAAAGGTGTATCTTGTCCCGATTCTGACCCTTTCCATATTGCCTTCGATCATGCTGTTTCGGATCGTTTCTTTACTGGTGAACGATGAATACAGTAAAACCTATGTGGAGCTGATCAAAAGCAGGGGGATATCAAAGCACTCGATTTTCTTTATCCACGTGCTGCGGAATATCTCGTTCAGCCTGTTGAATCATGCGAAAGCGATCATCCTGTTCATTTTATCGACCCTCATTGTTTTTGAGCGGCTATTCAACATATACGGAATCACCCACTTCATCTTGTCATTCACTGAGATGGATGTGGTGGCTTTCAGCCTAATCATGTTTTATGTGCCGGTATTTTTATTGCTACTTGTGATCAGGGGCTTCATTCACCGCAAAACAGGACAGAAGGTGATGATCTGA